One Lycium barbarum isolate Lr01 chromosome 5, ASM1917538v2, whole genome shotgun sequence genomic window carries:
- the LOC132641648 gene encoding uncharacterized protein LOC132641648, translated as MVAEVAVPVPMLMLAEKEGNEEKREFFDLIKGVTYTMSFPELVGKRCLGVGIPGWIFTADGKGNMNLFHLNSRSLIELPHMDTLKGFDADHVRGYCEYYVEKALLSSDPHTTDDYILMIIQGVPRSLAYWKPGKKGFITPGLPERAYSDVTWHDGQFYGVDYGGNVVILDFRGGLEPTIGRVVKGVPSEFICGMRLYIVHSLGDLFVITRDGVCNHPETNSYGVEEFIVSKVDVDNESYEEVDDLEKRALFLGFSASLVVEQYGCKANHIYFTDDCSEAYYSSEKGGGKDMGIYNLFEDTIEPHYTGESYHRFSPPEDAKD; from the coding sequence ATGGTTGCTGAAGTTGCAGTTCCAGTTCCAATGTTGATGCTGGCCGAGAAGGAAGGGAATGAAGAAAAACGTGAGTTTTTTGACTTAATAAAGGGTGTCACCTACACTATGAGTTTCCCAGAACTTGTGGGAAAACGCTGTTTGGGTGTTGGAATTCCAGGATGGATTTTCACAGCAGATGGCAAAGGGAATATGAATTTGTTCCATCTCAATTCTCGTTCTCTTATAGAATTGCCTCACATGGACACACTCAAGGGTTTTGATGCAGATCATGTACGCGGTTACTGCGAGTATTATGTTGAAAAAGCACTGCTCTCTTCGGATCCTCATACAACCGACGACTATATTTTGATGATTATTCAAGGAGTACCTCGTTCATTAGCTTACTGGAAACCTGGAAAGAAGGGGTTTATTACACCAGGACTGCCCGAACGGGCCTATTCTGATGTAACATGGCATGATGGCCAGTTTTATGGAGTTGATTATGGGGGAAACGTTGTAATCTTGGACTTTAGAGGAGGGTTAGAACCAACCATTGGAAGGGTAGTTAAAGGAGTGCCTTCTGAGTTTATTTGTGGAATGCGGCTCTACATTGTGCATTCTTTAGGTGACCTATTTGTGATCACTCGAGATGGAGTTTGTAACCACCCCGAAACAAATTCATATGGTGTTGAAGAATTTATTGTTAGCAAGGTGGATGTGGATAATGAGAGTTATGAGGAGGTTGATGATTTGGAGAAGAGGGCACTCTTCCTCGGGTTTAGTGCCTCTTTGGTTGTCGAACAATATGGATGCAAAGCGAACCATATATATTTTACTGATGATTGTTCTGAGGCCTACTATTCTAGTGAAAAAGGAGGTGGCAAGGACATGGGCATATACAACTTGTTTGAGGATACCATTGAGCCTCACTATACCGGTGAATCCTACCACAGATTCAGTCCACCT